The Sander vitreus isolate 19-12246 chromosome 10, sanVit1, whole genome shotgun sequence genome contains the following window.
CGGAAGACTTGCTCCCGTGCTTCCATCCAGTCTTcaggcatcgagaaccgattcctacttggaatcgttttcaaaaattacgattccagtagaatcgtttctttattgatttggtttcaaatccgatcatcgcttcccaatttaacatgcgctggttttggtttccgaagcggccaggcgctGAAAAAgcactgtaaaactgcaaacgatcattgaatcaaaataaaactttcctcttatttgtgaaaataggcatgtgacacgtttcaactccacccctcaaagaattggaatcgagaatcgatacgaaccggaatcgaaaggaagaattggaactggaatcagaattgttaaaatccaaacgaccCTAGTCTTCAGAccccttcaccaccaccaccagtgtctagactccatcgtgGGATTTTTCCTGCCCACTCGTGGCTTCTCTACTCCCTTATAAAATGATTTACATAGCAATGGAGTCTAATCGCTAAGGACTCATATTTAATGAATAAACCTCTTGCATATTTGCAACAAAATCTCTTATGATTGAAATATTGTTACAACAAACCCCCGTAGTGGAGCAGGTTGTAACAATGGAACTCCTTGTGTTTGACATCATTTCATTAAATGTTATACAGTTGGATATACTAGAAACAGTGCTATTTGTAGTAGACAAAAACGttcacaaggacacacacaaagagtcaGGGAGTTATGAAGCTTAAAGAAAGTTTAACCAGAAAAACGccctcactcattcattctcatACTCTGTCTGCGTTCACTCTGGACTGATAGTCAAATCAAATCTTGCCACGAGCTCTCTTAGCCAAACATATCCTTGTTGTCCAACTCTAAAAactgttctcctctctgctgctgtcacttGTCATTTCAGTATGAACAGAGGGTCAAAAGCACTCCTCCCCACCTTCACCTCCAGTCTTCATTATATTCCCCCTTAATATAGCTACTACATCACAATGGGATCTAATCGCCAAAAAACTCTTCTCAAATTCTTTTTAAACATGATCTTGTATAAAAACTGATTGACTCTAAATGAAGTCTTTCCTGATTGAAATAGGTGCTGAGAAAAAATTCTGTTAAACAAAAGGGAATAGGCCATACAAACTGGGTTCATGTTTTAATAGAAAAAGAGGAGTTACACAATTGTCATTATAAAAGCATGAAACATGATAATGAACATTGAAAAGGTAGTAAAACCAAAATCTGCTATAGCAGGAACATGAGTAATTCTAATACAAATGAAGAGtgaatgaaaaaacaaagcaaagcatTCAGAAAGAACTGTCACGCCCTTACACACCTTTAAGACAAATAATACAGCACGGCAGCTTTAGACACTGCAGTGTTAGGAGAGTAAAGCACAACATAACTTCTTTTGCAGAAGAGGCTGTGGAATGATAACCATTCCCTACTGAGTATAAACACCAGTTATCGCACGTTATATTTAAAGGTATATACATAATAAAATCTGAGGGTgatcaaaatatatacaatgacTGGGCAACTGAAACCTATTATAATTGAATAATAGGTCTAGCAACTCCTACATGATGGTTACagtataaacaagaacacaaaaATGTTGTAATGCTGTCGTAAGAAGAGAAACACATCTGCAAAGTATCAGGAAAGAAGATTGTTTGTGTCCTTTATATGTTTTCGAAAAAACTATACAAGTTTTAGCAGGTTCCCTAGAATCACAACAGTCAGTATTTACACGAAAAAAAACCACAAGTATGTACTTGGCCTACATGGCAAAATACACATATTATATTTTGTGGCTTTCTGTTAAACTAATAAACCAGTTTTGGCCGATTTTATCAACTCCATTTTGCACTACTGTTTAAGACGCTAGAAAAGAGGCTATACATGGAAGctgtcacataaaaaaaacaaaacaaaaacatatggcACAAGGAGTAACAACGATCCAAAATGGCATTAACACTTGGTTCTGGGACTGTTCCCTTACATAAGTTAATTACAAAATATCTGTGATGAATTACACATTTAATCGTCATGAAACAAACATCTAATGGGGtgagaatgaaaaaaatattaattatcAAATCGAGGATAACATAAGACTGaacaagtaaataaaaatacagaaggATTCTTTAAGgctttaaaggggctgtactcaaaaTACTGAATAAACTGCTTGCTGGGATTGCttccacacagctctcacagaccATTCCCCAATACGTGAAATACCCGTGTTTTTTTTCACGGCCACATGCAATaatatgcacgcacgcacggccAGACCGGCtatcaaaaaaaaacagataagttctgattacaacacacacagagggagtgtgactttattctctgctcacgacgccattactccactatatctttacatagcactatattaatgttctgaatattgAGTACAGCTCCTTTAAGTTTACCGTTCTTATCCATCTGGACTATTAGGAATAGTGGAAATTGTAGCTCTTGGCTAAATATAACGGTGCATTCAGGCACTCCTCATCAACTGGCaaagtaaaaaacatttaaagctatagtgcgtagtttctgccaccgcccccatgaggaattctaagtaatgacaacaaaactgtcggcgcatccactttatacaagccttccatgaccgcaccacaatggcttgaatgtaatggacgttcattaatatcaaaaagttacgcactaaagatTTAAGTTTTTCACCGAAAATGGCTGGCAAAGTGGTAAATACCAGTAAGAAACTGGGGCACATTCCAAGTTTACAGAACAACTGACATTTCATTTCACACAACACATTAAGGACGACTTTGGCACACATAAAGTCCGTTTCTCTGCAGCACCCTGTGATTTACAACACATCCAAACTAATAACGAGAACAAACAGTGGTGTGCATGCCCAGCTTCCATTATTTACACCTTGCATCCTCCTTTTCATTGGTCCAGTTCATTTGATGAATTAACCAGTGACTGTTGAACATCTGATAAATACGACATGGTCACGCAATATTTACCGAATCTTAGAGTTGCAAAGAGTTCCTAAATGCACCACGACACTACTGACCGATACCGAGTGCTGCACACTGGCTGTGACTTCTACGAAAGCCACATTGCTCAGGCCAAATTTAGAGGAGCTTTTGAAATGGGACGCGTCTTATTGACCACTTTTAAGGCAATCAGTGTTGAAAGTTTAACTTTTTGGGTGCAGCTCCTGAATTGGAATGCAGCATAAAAGTCTAACAACTGGCCATCAACACAACAAaccaacaaagaaataaaacattgtataggCTTGCAAGTGCTATCTATATATGATCATTGGAAAttgatttgttttcttgccTTTCGACTGTTCTGTTAATCTGAGTAAAATGGGGGGAAATGGGGAGTCACATTGGAAGAAGAAATGTTTtcattgtatgttgtttgtgCTAAATATTGCAGGTGAGCTTTCACCCACAATCAACAACATCTAACTGTCAAATATCAACCCAAACATTTCATCATTACTTAATATCCACCACGGATTGTTCCATCATTACAACTGGGAGCCGTGTATGTTACGTGTATTTATTCATGACATTGTTTATACTCTACACAAAGATTTGATACTCTCAGGTGCACTTTCCCTAGTTCAGGTTGTATCTTAGAGGAGCCAGATGAACAGCAAAACATTACTgatgcaaacaaaaaaataaatacagtatgttatccTTTTTAAGTAAACAGCATGCATTAATGCCTCAACTCTGACAGATCTACTGGTTTCTCAAACGTCTTTAAAACAGTAATCTAACATCTGTGTGTTACTGACTGCAATCTATTACAGTAGATGGTCCATGTTCCCTTTCATTGCACTTAAATATTCCATATCCCATGCCTATATTAACATACGTATAACACAATGTTCACTGATAATCAGATGTCCACTCTTTTAAAATTGTGTGCTCCCATAGAGAAAATAACGTTAAGTCAACATCTTCCCATTGTAATACTACTTATTTTCTCATAAATGTACACTTCTGTCCACTGACATATTATCTGATAAATTCATGGAAAGACTCCAACCGTGCACCCCATCACCTCATACTTCTGCCCCATCACTTTGCTCAGCCTCATTTTTAAGATTTGGCACTTTGGAGCTCCATTAGAGGCTCCTGTGTCTGCTAAAGTGTCTGCTCTCGCTCCCTGAATGGAGGCCCGAGGCTTTGGGTGATTGAGCACCACCACAGGCTGGTTGGGGCCCGGCCGTTTCACCAGTTGGTCCACCTTCAGTGGCATTGGGTAAATAACCGTGCAATCCGTTAGACTGCCCACAGGTATCTGAGTCTTATACTTGGATATTCTAAGTTTCAGTCCCTTCTTGGTTTTCTTCCACACGCCTACTTGTACCCTTTTCAGAGAGACAGTCAGGAACTTTGAGATGTCGTTCTCACTTTTTGCCATTTCCCGTAGAGGCTCTGCAGTCTCAGGTGCATTCACATGTGCAGCAGTTTTGGAAACAGATTCCTCATCTGTTGAAGACTGTGAAATAGGAGTGTGATGGCCGTTCTTATTGTCTGTTGGCGTCGTGCTGTTTGTTTCCTCCTTGATATGGACATGGTTGTGGGTCAGTGCAGGAGGGTGTTGAATACCCTTATCCTGCTCCTCTACTTTGACGGACTCACTGGTCCGCTCTGTCAATAAAAGCTTGCGGATGATGGATCCATCTTTTGTGGCCGCCTGAGCACAGAACCCCAGTGTTGGCGCCTCCTTCACCTGCTCTGTGCTGTTCATCTTGATGTGATCTTGAGTTGCACTACCAGAACTGTTACTTTTATTCATCACTATACCACGCAGAGCCATAACCAGTGGCTGCATGGAGCCTTGGACATCCTCTGGTTGTTGACTTAATGAAAACACAGAAGAGATGATGGGAAAACCCTCGGGCTCTAGCATGTCTCCTTCTCCGGCTCTCTCATTGGATCTGACTTCCTGGGTCCAAGTGGAGATCTTTGAATTTGTGCGGTTGGAAAGCACCTGTGTTTTGACTGATGAGGGCTCATTTAGAGTGCTTGGCATTGAAGAAGATGGCTTTGCAACATTATCCTTACAAACTAAAGTCGCTGGAGGTCTCACTTGGGCCGCTGCAGCTAAGAGAACACTCAAGGAAGGAGAAGTTGTTTTTTGCTGGTTCAAGCCCACtgcctctttcttcttttttaaagaagtGGTGTTCTGGAGGAGCTCCTCCCCAGGTTCCTGCTTAACAGCCACCGACACATCTTGAGGAATGATTTTTATGTCACTTGCCCTCTTTGGTGGGATACTCTTGGAATGCTCTGGAATTAAATTATTTCTCTTATCCATTGCTCTCTGAGAAACACATGCTCCCATGTTTTCTGGATGTAGGGTGTGAGTCAACCTGTTGACAACCGTGTTGGAGATAACAGAAGGCAGAGCTGAATTGTGATTGATGGACTCTCTCTGTGTAACTTTGATCCCACTATTTCCTTCTCTTACAGGATTGAGGATGCTTTTGGGAACCTTGTTTGGAACGACTGTGTGACATTCCAAGTTGATTATTTCTTGTGATGTTCTTTTCAATCCACCTTTTTCCTTGCTTACTTGATGATTCGGGAGGTTTTTGGAGATATTGACTGGGACAACTGCAGGACGCTCCACATTCACAGTCTTTGTTTCACACTGTTTCCTGTTAACTGTGCACATTCCCATACTCATAGACTTCACGGTGTTTGGATGATTTAATGCAGATAAGAATGGCTTTCCCAGTGCAGTGTTTTGAGAGACTGTGGTCCTGGTGTCTTTAATCACAGACTTGTTTTCTTGTTGAGAGACAAGCCTCAGCTTTAGCTCCTTTGTCCCATTGACAGTTTTTACCTCAACAAGTTCAACCAAACAGCCAGCAGGGATCGTTACTTCCTCTGGAAGGGAAACCGTCAGAGCCCTGTTGTGCTGAATGAGTCCATTAAAAGAGGTCAAATGCTCTGCATTACCATTTGATACATTTGTGTCCAgtgtttttcctctctgttcATCTTTACCCAGTCTGACTGCAGATGTACTCAGGGCAGGTACTGTTACTCGAACAGTTGGTCGAAGTGGCGACGGATCAGCAATGGGCACACTTGATAAGGCACTGGAAACAGAAACCTGTTGATTTTTTGTCGTGCCAGGGTCACCAGGTCCTTTACTAATGTTTGTACTATGGAAACGCTCGATGTGCTTCACAAGGCACAGCCTCCTCATATAGCCCTGTCCACAGTGAGGACATTTAAATGGATACTTTGAATTGTGTTGCTTCAGGTGAGCGTTTAACTCTGCCTCACTGAATGAGACTTTGTTgcaataaaaacagtaaaacctTGTTGTCCCCCTATGCTCGATCATATGCTTCTTGAACAACGCAGCATCTGTAGAAGCGAATCCACATTTCTGACAACACCTCACATTTGAAGTGTTGAGAACACGATCCAAAACCACATTGGAATGCCCACCGTTCACAGACGACAGCATGCTCTGATAGCTGCCAGGATTCATGTTGAGCGGTGAGGTCCGCTGGTCATCAGGCAGCAGGTATTATTAGGTCCCACTGATTCAATGGCTGCGATCATACAATGGAGTAAGAGTCAGACAAGAGGTAACCGTCAACTGACACGTGAGACGTCTTCTCACTGTAAAAAgcagatgagaaaaaaaacagttaaatcaCTGAATGAACCTTACAGTGCTGACATTAACATAAGGCCCATAgagcccctccccctctctatcacacatttcttttttttctttttcttttacgcTATTACGATTTGCTCTACAGATAACGGATTACGAGCAGAAGACACAAAGCGGTTCACTAAACTCAGTGTAGTAATCTCTATTTACATATTCCTGCTGCGGTGTACCTTTGAACACAAGGAAAAGGCCCGTTACCTGACCACAACAAGGGGGGTCGCAAAGGCGACGGCCCGCATTTCAACTGTTTATATTCGAGACAGAGTCTAATGCCACATACCTACCTTATAAGAGTGTTGTGTTTCGATCCGTTATATGTTTTTAATGAATAATTCCTGTCTGTGGACGGTATATTATCGCTTGTCAAGGCGGCCAACCGAGCCGCTTTGCTTTAGCTGGTCGTAGCTCACGTTAGCTGACATAATTCCGGAAAAGGGTTGTTATTGCCTTCAAAATAAcagtataaaatacaaataagcgTTACTAAACATAGCAAACCATAATCAAGTAGCCTACATTGGGGGTATTCTCGAAATCCTGACTTATTTGTATGTTACAAAAACGAAATTTTGGTGCATACTGTGGAATATAGCTAGATAGATTGACTCTATTGTTCACCTCAGTGGAAATATGTCTTTGGCTTTATTCTAGTAAGCTACAGCACATAGGCTACAATACACGTAACATACAAATTACAATATACAATAAACAATAGTGCAAATGGACAGGTAGCAGCAAATAAGCTGTATACATATTAAAAGAGAGCACATCTTAATCTATCTAAATACATACAAGTACAAGTAGCCCACTAtaggcctacaattttaaggtaCTACTTGTATTTCATAGGCTATTTTACtactacatactatactttttactccactacatgtgtTTGATAGTTtcagttactttgcagatttagattattaatacagaatataaatcaactaataaatgaAGATACGTCAAGATACCCAGCAATATATAGGTATTTTCACAATAGACGTGTGTGAAGTAATAGgtctttttcacagaagacGTTTTTTCacttgtcacagtaggaaaagcacaggtgtaaataatgacATTCAGCTGCTTTGATTTCAGGTTCCTTGTATGGTGCACACTGGCTCACTGTCAGTCTCACTGGACACTTGAATCATAACTATGTGCTCTTCCTACAACaagaagtcaaaatgtctgctgtgaaaaaagcctATTCAAATTAGCTCCACATTTACTAGCTCTTACTTAAAGTGATTTACACATATGCTTATGAAATTGGCAGTTTTCCAATATATTTGCTAATACTTAAGTAGGCTATATTTACCTGAGTAAGCTTTTGAATGCATGGATTTTAGTTGTAACAGATTATTTTCACACTGTGGTATTGCCACTTGCACAGTGAAGTAAgctattattttgaaagttgTTACCGGAAGTTCACGTTTCTATTGTTTCTCTTTACAGTTGGAAAGATGGGCGTAGTGTAGTTGCTATTCTTGAAGAAATACCACGCAAACCTCCTTCATACCCTGCAAAGGATACCCTGGGATTATTTACACTAAATCTGCCACAAAACACGTAATGCTTTGATTTGCCAAATATGTTATCAACACCCATTAACAACTTCCTATATGGCAACAGGCCTACACATTTTAAACTCGTAAGTGCAGTTTTATTATGAAATCGCCGAACGCAACAATTGTagcctttttgtttttagagaCAGACGGGAATTGTGTCGCCGTACGCAGACCTACGAAATGCTGCGGGTTCACCCAGTGACACAGGAAGTGGTTTAAACCTTTTGTAGCCTATTTAGCGTGATAAGACCACAGGTCTTCACCGGCTGAGAGTGAGCAGAGAGATAAACAAAATCGACACGCGGTGGATGCATCGTTTTAAAATGCCCTTCAAACGAATAAAAACATGCTGTTTATAAGAATCTGCAGACTGCTTCCTACTGTTCCAGTGTCACTGGCAAGGTGAGTGCAGTAACTTTATAAGGCAAATATCATGGTGCTTTCTGCaatttatataaaatgtaactTTAGGCTATTTTATCTAGCCTAATTTTTTTAGTGAAGAATTAGCTCTGATTTACACCTGTTATTGTAACCCCCGTAGGCTACTGGAGCTCATGTGAGGGTGACCATGCCtaattgtgaaaacattttctgggatTTACACACCATTGTTATAATTCATAATGACACAGCAGTGGCTTTCACTTGACCCTCCCATTTCCCTGTACGTCTGACACACTGGCCTGCGAGCTTCCTGGTTATGGCAATATTAATCCAGCTAACCCGGACGCGAGCTCCCTGCTGGTTTATTTTCAGAAAGCAACTTTTGTCGTTTTTTCGCAGACAAGGAGTTATCATCCGTCGCAGTATGGCCTCAGACCCGACGGCAACAGAGACGACCCGGTTCGACCTTTTGGTGATCGGCGGCGGGTCCGGAGGTCTAGCTGGTGCTCGGAGGGCGTCGGAGCTCGGAGCATCCACCGCCGTGATCGAGAGTCACAAACTCGGAGGTACCTGCGtgagtaaaaacaaattaaacactGTTATCCATCCCGACAACAGTCACCGTGCTTTCGCTTGTGCTGCTTTACACCACACTCTGGTTGCCAGGTTCACTGCGAAGCCTCCGGACTCCTTTTGTaaagttgattttttttgtgtagcCTACAACAAACATTGTCGGTTTGATTAAAGTCAGTGGGCATGTCCACCCCCAGTACAATTTTGaacgtcaaagacttcatttcctgcattctgacccACTTTTATGCACCAGTTTATGGtgtaaatacttttttaattAGCCTATGAGGGGGGAAAAacggatgacaattcaaaatgtatcaaaaataataagtaaataaaaagtataTTGTTACAattgtcattgcacatttttaagtgggtatatggaaatcctggagctttcttgcATATACCTgcatatcacgtagactacaccactgaacgTTTTTAAATGCATcccagccgttaagctctcccCCATAGCACTGACATAGGCTACTGAAGCTAACAACCAATGTATAAAAGAGTAAAGACAAAGtctcaacattttaaattaagttGACGAGGTAAAAAAAACTCACCCCTCATCGATTCCTTCATTAAATAGAAGTAGAAATAGCCTAGTAAGCTGGTCCACTTGGTCAGATTAATTTCCAAATGTTGGTAATAAATAAGGAAATGagctcatataaaaaaaataataataattatgtggataaaaaatatataacaggtATTAAGCAATGGTCAAAGCCACCCAAACTTAGTTTATGAATGCCACCTTTTTGGTGATAATAAGACTTTTGTTTAAAGTTCATATTAATTTGAGCATATATTGATTTCCAGTGGTATTGTACCATTTTGATGATTGTACTTATTGTAATTgtgtaattaaaaagaaatctgatGTGCAATTCTTATGTCAATTTTAATGATTGCAAGATAACAAATTAGTTATTGAAGGTTTTGCTCTGGGTTGCAGTTCACCTTTAAGTTTTCCTTAACACTACAACAcattgcaacaaactgtgtgaATAAAGTTCAGACCTCTGCAGTGTTGTTCTGAAATATTTATTACTAACGTAACGTGAGCTTGGACGCTATTTCATCAAGCTTACACTGAACTAATTTGCgctgtttgaatgttttttcaGGTCAATGTTGGCTGTGTCCCTAAGAAGGTACAATTTTCTCTCCATTTGAGTTGTGATAAGCCAAGTTTTACCTATCAGACATAATCATTTTGTATCAAACTTCACTAATCCAGCGCCTTTACACCTGTCTTCACAGGTTATGTGGAATGCAGCCGTTCATGCTGAGTATCTTCACGATCACAGTGATTACGGCTTTGACGTTGGAAATGTTCGTTTCAGTTGGGAGTAAGTCACATTATCTGGTGTCTTCTTCGCTTTTGTTTGCAACTACAGCAAGCTCTTTTGAAACCTGTTATGGGATTTCCTGGAACAAAGCGGTGTCTATTTCATAGCACAACTTCCCAATCTGTCTTTTGTTGCTTCACTTCAGCCCACTTCCCTATCTTTGTGAACAACGTATTCTAGTCAACATTGTTTTGTACTTTAGCATTACATATGCACATTATGAAGATCCCAGCACAGTGTTGTTCAGCACTAACCATAGATTTACCCTCCCTGTGCATAGCAGCCTCATAACATAGGTGAACCAACTGTATCTGTGTCCTGGTTAAACACTAAATGGGCCGCTATTTAGGGCTGGGTAACGAATTCAGttctttttaggcaccgactgaattgcctctaaagtatagagtatcaaaaaatgcctcgtcattcaatacccaatttcaatgcctaaggagtaaatctcatcagcgtcagtgaacCAATATGCATTCAGCATGCtcctaccaagatctaataatgcttgtgattggctgtttagtGTTACACATCGTAGAGGCAtccaggaaaaactctacgttacgctgGGCTCATGTAGAGCTGAATATAaacaaagatttgtgccgtaatgttgtaatttcttttttgtctaaTAAATTTGGGATTGAAAAAAAGGAtcatttaggaaccggtatcgaagtcacggtattggtacaAGTATTGA
Protein-coding sequences here:
- the znf518b gene encoding uncharacterized protein znf518b yields the protein MNPGSYQSMLSSVNGGHSNVVLDRVLNTSNVRCCQKCGFASTDAALFKKHMIEHRGTTRFYCFYCNKVSFSEAELNAHLKQHNSKYPFKCPHCGQGYMRRLCLVKHIERFHSTNISKGPGDPGTTKNQQVSVSSALSSVPIADPSPLRPTVRVTVPALSTSAVRLGKDEQRGKTLDTNVSNGNAEHLTSFNGLIQHNRALTVSLPEEVTIPAGCLVELVEVKTVNGTKELKLRLVSQQENKSVIKDTRTTVSQNTALGKPFLSALNHPNTVKSMSMGMCTVNRKQCETKTVNVERPAVVPVNISKNLPNHQVSKEKGGLKRTSQEIINLECHTVVPNKVPKSILNPVREGNSGIKVTQRESINHNSALPSVISNTVVNRLTHTLHPENMGACVSQRAMDKRNNLIPEHSKSIPPKRASDIKIIPQDVSVAVKQEPGEELLQNTTSLKKKKEAVGLNQQKTTSPSLSVLLAAAAQVRPPATLVCKDNVAKPSSSMPSTLNEPSSVKTQVLSNRTNSKISTWTQEVRSNERAGEGDMLEPEGFPIISSVFSLSQQPEDVQGSMQPLVMALRGIVMNKSNSSGSATQDHIKMNSTEQVKEAPTLGFCAQAATKDGSIIRKLLLTERTSESVKVEEQDKGIQHPPALTHNHVHIKEETNSTTPTDNKNGHHTPISQSSTDEESVSKTAAHVNAPETAEPLREMAKSENDISKFLTVSLKRVQVGVWKKTKKGLKLRISKYKTQIPVGSLTDCTVIYPMPLKVDQLVKRPGPNQPVVVLNHPKPRASIQGARADTLADTGASNGAPKCQILKMRLSKVMGQKYEVMGCTVGVFP